The region AAACACCTTGGGTCGAATCCTTTATGACGGATGTGGTTTCAGCGCTCCCCCTACCTGCAAAGAATGCTGGTAGGACGGTTTTCTCCTGACTGCCTCACGAAAGCCCATCCATGAGCCCAGGCTTGCCAGACGTGCGGGAGCGTCTATTCTCGCAACCCGTTTTGACAGAAGCCGCCGGGGCATGCATGTGACCGTTGCGCCTGCTGCAATCCCTTTCCCTTTAATATCGTGGCCAAGAAATCTACCAAGACCGAAGACTCCTCCCCCATTTTGGCGGACAGCGCTCCTATCGAGATCAAACCGGTGGATGATCTCTACGGGGACTGGTTCCTGGACTATGCCAGCTACGTGATCCTGGAGCGCGCCGTGCCGCACATCAACGATGGTTTCAAGCCGGTGCAGCGGCGCATCCTGCACAGCATGGATGAGCTGGAAGACGGCCGCTACAACAAGGTGGCCAACGTGGTGGGCAACACCATGAAATACCACCCGCATGGCGATGCCAGCATCGGCGATGCCATGGTTCAGATCGGCCAAAAGGACCTCCTGATTGATATGCAGGGGAACTGGGGAAACATCCTCACGGGCGACAATGCGGCGGCCCCGCGATACATCGAAGCCCGGCTTTCCAAATTTGCGCTGGATGTGGTCTTCAGCCCCAAGGTAACGGACTGGGCCGCCAGCTATGACGGCCGTAATAAGGAGCCGGTGACCCTGCCGGTGAAGTTCCCCATGCTGCTCGCCCAGGGCGTGGAAGGCATCGCTGTCGGCCTGAGCTGCCGCATCCTTCCCCACAATTTCATCGAACTCTGCGATGCCAGCGTGGCCGCACTGCGAGGGGAAGAAGTGTATCTGGTGCCTGATTTCATCCAGGGCGGCATCATGGATGCCAGCGACTACAATGGCGGCCTCCGCGGTGGCCGCATCCGCGTGCGCGCCAAGATCGAGGAAGGCCAGAAAAAGAACACACTGCGCATTACGGAGATCCCCTTTGGCACGACCACAGGCGGCGTCATGGACTCGATCGTGGCTGCCAATGACAAGGGCAAGATCAAGATCGCCCGGGTGGATGACAACACGGCGGAGTTTGTAGAGATCATGGTGCAACTGCCCGTGGGCACGGATGTGGAGACGACCATCCAGGCCCTCTATGCCTTCACCGATTGCGAAGTGTCTATCGCACCGAATGCGGTGGTCATTCAGAATGACAAACCGCGCTTTGTGAATGTGAACGACCTGCTCAAGGAGAGTGCCGAGCACACCAAAAAAATCCTGGGTGAGGAACTTCAGATCCAGCTCAATGAACTGGAAGAAAAATGGCACTTCAGCTCCCTGGAAAAGATCTTTATCGAGAACCGCATCTACCGGAAGATCGAAGAAGCTGAAACCTGGGAAGCGGTGATGGCCGCCATCTGGAAGGGCCTGAAACCACATCTGGGCATCCTCAAGCGTGAGGTCACCGATGACGATGTGGCCCGTCTGACGGAGATCAAAATCAAGCGCATCTCCAAGTTCAACAGCTTCGAGGCTGATGAACACATCCGCAATCTGGAGAAGGACATCGACTCGGTGCAGAAAAACCTGAAGCAGCTCACTCGCTTTGCCATCGCTCACTTTGAGCGCCTGAAAAAGACCTATGGCCCAGGCCGTGAACGCCGCACCGAAGTCAGCAGCTTTGACCGCGTGGCTGCTGCCCAGGTCATCATCGCCAACGAAACATTGTATCTGGATCTCAAGGAAGGCTTTGCTGGAACGGGATTGAAAAAAGAAGGCGAGCCGCTGTGCAAATGCTCGCCGCTGGATGACATCATCTGGTTCACCAAGGAGGGCACGATGACGGTTTCGAAGATCGCGCCGAAGATCCACGTGGGCAAGAGCATCGAATACATCAACCTTTTCAAAAAGGACGAGGAGGCAGTTTACACCCTCATCTATCGCGATGGCAAAAACGGCCCGGTGCTGGCCAAGCGCTTCCGCATCGGAGGCATCACCCGTGACAAAACCTACTCTCTAGCCAAAGGCACCGCCGGCA is a window of Prosthecobacter algae DNA encoding:
- a CDS encoding DNA gyrase/topoisomerase IV subunit A — encoded protein: MAKKSTKTEDSSPILADSAPIEIKPVDDLYGDWFLDYASYVILERAVPHINDGFKPVQRRILHSMDELEDGRYNKVANVVGNTMKYHPHGDASIGDAMVQIGQKDLLIDMQGNWGNILTGDNAAAPRYIEARLSKFALDVVFSPKVTDWAASYDGRNKEPVTLPVKFPMLLAQGVEGIAVGLSCRILPHNFIELCDASVAALRGEEVYLVPDFIQGGIMDASDYNGGLRGGRIRVRAKIEEGQKKNTLRITEIPFGTTTGGVMDSIVAANDKGKIKIARVDDNTAEFVEIMVQLPVGTDVETTIQALYAFTDCEVSIAPNAVVIQNDKPRFVNVNDLLKESAEHTKKILGEELQIQLNELEEKWHFSSLEKIFIENRIYRKIEEAETWEAVMAAIWKGLKPHLGILKREVTDDDVARLTEIKIKRISKFNSFEADEHIRNLEKDIDSVQKNLKQLTRFAIAHFERLKKTYGPGRERRTEVSSFDRVAAAQVIIANETLYLDLKEGFAGTGLKKEGEPLCKCSPLDDIIWFTKEGTMTVSKIAPKIHVGKSIEYINLFKKDEEAVYTLIYRDGKNGPVLAKRFRIGGITRDKTYSLAKGTAGTKVLFFARHESEAESDAQNLLVHLKPALYLRTLSLKFPVAALAIKGRDSQGNIVTKHAVDRVVNERKSSAGESA